In Nomascus leucogenys isolate Asia chromosome 8, Asia_NLE_v1, whole genome shotgun sequence, a single genomic region encodes these proteins:
- the DOLK gene encoding dolichol kinase, producing MTRECPSPAPGPGAPLSGSVLAEAAVVFAVVLSIHATVWDRYSWCAVALAVQAFYVQYKWDRLLQQGSAVFQFRMSANSGLLPASMVMPLLGLVMKERCQTAGNPFFERFGIVVAATGMAVALFSSVLALGITRPVPTNTCIILGLAGGVIIYIMKHSLSVGEVIEVLEVLLIFVYLNMILLYLLPRCFTPGEALLVLGGISFVLNQLIKRSLTLVESQGDPVDFFLLVVVVGMVLMGIFFSTLFVFMDSGTWASSIFFHLMTCVLSLGVVLPWLHRLIRRNPLLWLLQFLFQTDTRIYLLAYWSLLATLACLVVLYQNAKRSSSESKKHQAPTIARKYFHLIVVATYIPGIIFDRPLLYVAATVCLAVFIFLEYVRYFRIKPLGHTLRSFLSLFLDERDSGPLILTHIYLLLGMSLPIWLIPRPCTQKGSLGGARALVPYAGVLAVGVGDTVASIFGSTMGEIRWPGTKKTFEGTMTSIFAQIISVAVILIFDSGVDLNYSYAWILGSISTVSLLEAYTTQIDNLLLPLYLLILLMA from the coding sequence ATGACCCGAGAGTGCCCATCTCCGGCCCCGGGGCCTGGGGCTCCGCTGAGTGGATCGGTGCTGGCAGAGGCGGCAGTAGTGTTTGCAGTGGTGCTGAGCATCCACGCAACCGTATGGGACCGATACTCGTGGTGCGCCGTGGCCCTCGCAGTGCAGGCCTTCTACGTCCAATACAAGTGGGACCGGCTGCTACAGCAGGGAAGCGCTGTCTTCCAGTTCCGAATGTCCGCAAACAGTGGCCTACTGCCTGCCTCCATGGTCATGCCTTTGCTTGGACTAGTCATGAAGGAGCGGTGCCAGACTGCTGGGAACCCGTTCTTTGAGCGTTTTGGCATTGTGGTGGCAGCCACTGGCATggcagtggccctcttctcatcaGTGTTGGCGCTCGGCATCACTCGCCCAGTGCCAACCAACACTTGTATCATCTTGGGCTTGGCTGGAGGTGTTATCATTTATATCATGAAGCACTCGCTGAGCGTGGGGGAGGTGATCGAAGTCCTGGAAGTCCTTCTGATCTTCGTTTATCTCAACATGATCCTGCTGTACCTGCTGCCCCGCTGCTTCACCCCTGGTGAGGCACTGCTGGTATTGGGTGGCATTAGCTTTGTTCTCAACCAGCTCATCAAGCGCTCTCTGACACTGGTGGAAAGTCAGGGGGACCCAGTGGACTTCTTCCTGCTGGTTGTGGTAGTAGGGATGGTACTCATGGGCATCTTCTTCAGCACTCTGTTTGTCTTCATGGACTCAGGCACCTGGGCCTCCTCCATCTTCTTCCACCTCATGACCTGTGTGCTGAGCCTTGGTGTGGTCCTACCCTGGCTGCACCGGCTCATCCGCAGGAATCCCCTGCTCTGGCTTCTTCAGTTCCTCTTCCAGACAGACACCCGCATCTACCTCCTAGCCTATTGGTCTCTGctggccaccttggcctgccTGGTGGTGCTGTACCAGAATGCCAAACGGTCATCTTCTGAGTCCAAGAAGCACCAGGCCCCCACCATCGCCCGAAAGTATTTCCACCTCATTGTGGTAGCCACCTACATCCCAGGTATCATCTTTGACCGGCCACTGCTCTATGTAGCCGCCACTGTATGTCTGGCGGTCTTCATCTTCCTGGAGTATGTGCGCTACTTCCGCATCAAACCCTTGGGTCACACTCTACGGAGCTTCCTGTCCCTTTTTCTGGATGAACGAGACAGCGGACCACTCATTCTGACACACATCTACCTGCTCCTGGGCATGTCTCTTCCCATCTGGCTGATCCCCAGACCCTGCACACAGAAGGGTAGCCTGGGGGGAGCCAGGGCCCTCGTCCCCTATGCCGGTGTCCTGGCTGTGGGTGTGGGTGATACTGTGGCCTCCATCTTCGGTAGCACCATGGGGGAGATCCGCTGGCCTGGAACCAAAAAGACTTTTGAGGGGACCATGACATCTATATTTGCGCAGATAATTTCTGTAGCTGTGATCTTAATCTTTGACAGTGGAGTGGACCTAAACTACAGTTACGCTTGGATTTTGGGGTCCATCAGCACTGTGTCCCTCCTGGAAGCATACACTACACAGATAGACAATCTCCTTCTGCCTCTCTACCTCCTGATATTGCTGATGGCCTAG